One segment of Caldanaerobius polysaccharolyticus DSM 13641 DNA contains the following:
- a CDS encoding (2Fe-2S) ferredoxin domain-containing protein, with the protein MKTIEELEKIRQEALERVNLRKDRTGTRVVVGMATCGIAAGARPVMLAIMDELEKRNITDVVVAQTGCIGLCKFEPIVEVSRPGEEKVTYVKVDPEKARQIVVEHIINGHVLKEWTIENVIQ; encoded by the coding sequence GTGAAGACCATTGAGGAGCTGGAGAAAATAAGGCAAGAAGCCCTTGAAAGGGTTAACTTGAGGAAGGACAGGACAGGTACCAGGGTTGTAGTGGGCATGGCTACCTGTGGCATAGCTGCAGGGGCAAGACCCGTCATGCTGGCTATAATGGATGAGCTGGAAAAGAGGAATATAACCGATGTGGTAGTAGCTCAAACAGGATGTATAGGGCTGTGTAAATTTGAGCCTATAGTAGAGGTGTCCCGTCCCGGCGAAGAAAAAGTGACGTACGTCAAAGTGGATCCAGAAAAAGCCAGACAGATAGTCGTGGAGCATATCATAAATGGCCATGTATTAAAAGAGTGGACAATCGAAAATGTAATCCAATAA
- a CDS encoding ATP-binding protein — protein sequence MHIMDLVQNSIKAGAHFIKVTVVEDPIRDLLIVQVDDDGCGMDGKMLENVFDPFYTTRATRKVGLGLPLFREAARRCGGDVTIKSEPGRGASVKGVFKWSHIDRAPLGDMAGTFAALIAANPQVDFLYVHRYDDRTFELDTRKLRKKLGEVPLDDFAVIKWINGYLREGMSNLYGGVKSEDH from the coding sequence ATGCACATCATGGATCTGGTGCAGAATTCCATAAAAGCGGGAGCTCATTTTATAAAGGTAACCGTAGTAGAGGATCCCATAAGGGATTTACTGATCGTACAGGTGGATGATGACGGCTGTGGAATGGACGGTAAAATGCTGGAAAACGTGTTTGACCCTTTTTACACTACCAGAGCTACGAGAAAAGTGGGATTGGGTTTGCCTCTTTTTAGAGAAGCCGCCAGGAGATGCGGAGGCGACGTTACGATTAAGTCGGAGCCTGGCAGAGGCGCAAGTGTAAAGGGGGTATTTAAATGGAGCCATATCGACAGGGCACCGCTGGGGGATATGGCAGGAACTTTTGCTGCCCTTATTGCGGCAAATCCACAAGTCGATTTTTTATACGTCCACAGGTATGATGACCGCACCTTTGAGCTGGATACAAGGAAATTGAGAAAAAAACTTGGGGAAGTACCCCTTGACGATTTTGCTGTTATTAAATGGATCAACGGATATTTAAGAGAAGGTATGTCTAACCTTTATGGAGGTGTAAAAAGTGAAGACCATTGA
- the nuoE gene encoding NADH-quinone oxidoreductase subunit NuoE, protein MPDLLSKNLDPEKVEKLKGIIEYYKDKRGSLIPVMNEAQELFGYLPYEVQEMIAKGLNVPISEVYGVATFYSRFTLKPAGKYKIGVCLGTACYVKGAALVMDKIREKLGIEAGETTSDGKFSLDATRCLGACGLAPVMMINDEVYGRLTPDEVVKIIEKYQNEK, encoded by the coding sequence ATGCCAGATCTGCTATCAAAAAATCTAGATCCAGAAAAGGTGGAAAAACTAAAAGGAATAATAGAGTACTACAAAGATAAGAGAGGGTCATTGATACCTGTTATGAACGAGGCGCAGGAATTGTTTGGGTACCTGCCTTATGAGGTACAGGAAATGATCGCAAAGGGCCTGAACGTTCCTATATCGGAAGTGTACGGCGTTGCCACGTTTTATTCCAGATTTACGTTGAAGCCAGCAGGCAAATACAAGATAGGTGTATGCCTGGGAACGGCGTGCTACGTAAAAGGGGCAGCGTTAGTGATGGACAAGATCAGAGAAAAATTGGGTATTGAAGCCGGTGAAACTACCAGCGACGGCAAATTTTCGCTGGATGCTACCAGGTGCCTTGGCGCTTGTGGCCTTGCCCCTGTGATGATGATAAATGATGAGGTTTATGGCCGATTGACTCCTGATGAAGTGGTAAAGATCATTGAAAAGTACCAGAACGAAAAATGA